In bacterium, a single window of DNA contains:
- the murA gene encoding UDP-N-acetylglucosamine 1-carboxyvinyltransferase → MDKLVIQGGRALEGEIRISGSKNATLPLLAATLLAPGTYRFTNVPRLRDVRTMSHLLRLLGAQVNEDDHTLTVDTSRARYNEAPYELVKTMRASFYVLGPLTARLKSARVSLPGGCAWGPRPVDLHIRGLEALGAKIDLDEGYIVSSGENLRGGVFEFPISSVGASGNVLMAAVLAHGTSILKNVALEPEITHLAKFLTRMGADIEGIGTTELRIKGVPELHPVDAEMIPDRIETGTYICAVGVTGGRVRLTHCEPRHVEAAVEYARKMGITVTLEEGSLFIERGSSRLKPIEVTTEPYPGFPTDLQAPFMALSCLADGVSRISETIYRDRFTHVAELARLGAQIRVEDAVAVITGSGELRGAPVMSTDLRASVCLVLAGLAARGTTEVKRIYHLYRGYERIERKLSAVGAEIRREEGEL, encoded by the coding sequence GTGGACAAACTGGTCATACAAGGCGGACGAGCTCTCGAAGGCGAGATTCGCATCTCCGGTTCCAAGAACGCCACTCTGCCGCTGCTGGCGGCAACGCTCTTGGCTCCCGGAACGTACCGCTTCACCAACGTTCCGCGCCTTCGCGACGTTCGCACGATGTCGCATCTGCTCCGCCTGCTCGGGGCGCAGGTGAACGAAGACGATCACACGCTCACGGTGGACACGTCGCGCGCGCGCTACAACGAAGCGCCCTACGAACTGGTCAAGACCATGCGCGCCAGTTTCTACGTGCTGGGTCCGCTGACGGCTCGTCTCAAATCCGCCCGTGTCTCGTTGCCCGGCGGTTGTGCGTGGGGACCGCGTCCGGTGGATCTGCATATTCGCGGTCTCGAAGCGCTCGGCGCGAAAATTGATCTCGACGAGGGATACATCGTATCGTCCGGCGAGAATCTTCGCGGAGGAGTTTTCGAGTTCCCGATCTCCAGCGTCGGCGCTTCGGGTAACGTTCTCATGGCCGCTGTGCTTGCTCACGGCACCTCTATTCTGAAGAACGTTGCGCTCGAACCGGAGATCACTCATCTCGCGAAGTTTCTGACTCGCATGGGAGCCGACATCGAGGGCATCGGCACCACCGAGCTTCGCATCAAGGGCGTGCCCGAGTTGCATCCGGTGGACGCCGAAATGATTCCCGACCGCATCGAAACCGGAACCTACATTTGTGCCGTCGGGGTGACGGGCGGTCGCGTGCGGCTCACGCATTGTGAACCGCGTCACGTCGAGGCGGCCGTCGAGTATGCGCGGAAAATGGGAATCACTGTGACGCTCGAAGAAGGCTCCCTGTTTATAGAAAGAGGCTCTTCGCGGTTGAAGCCGATCGAAGTGACGACCGAGCCTTATCCCGGTTTCCCCACCGATTTGCAGGCTCCGTTCATGGCCCTGTCGTGTCTGGCCGATGGTGTTTCGCGCATCTCTGAAACGATCTACCGTGACCGTTTCACGCACGTGGCCGAACTGGCGCGACTGGGTGCGCAGATTCGCGTCGAAGACGCCGTGGCCGTGATTACCGGAAGCGGCGAACTGCGCGGCGCGCCCGTAATGTCCACCGACCTGCGGGCTTCCGTGTGTCTGGTCTTGGCCGGTCTGGCGGCGCGCGGAACGACCGAAGTCAAGCGAATCTATCATCTGTATCGCGGATACGAGCGTATCGAGCGGAAACTCTCCGCCGTCGGAGCGGAGATCCGCCGTGAAGAGGGAGAGTTGTGA